The Cygnus olor isolate bCygOlo1 chromosome 19, bCygOlo1.pri.v2, whole genome shotgun sequence DNA window agagagtggtggtcaatggctccatgtccaggtggagtCTGTTGATGAGTGATGTCCCTCAATGGTCCGTTctgggactggtactgtttactatctttatcaacaacataGACAGAAGGATCGAGTACACCCTCGACAAATTTGCAATGACACCAAGCcgagtggtgcagttgataccaaagaaggaagagatgccatccagagggacctggatgAGCTAAGTCTAAGTGCaaagtgctgcacctgggtcagggcaatcccagacatgaggacagactggaataagaactcattgagagcagccttgcagagaaggacttgggagttctAGTGGACAAAAAgtttgacatgagccagcagtgtgcgcttgcaggccagaaggccaactgcatcctgggctgcatcaacagaggagtggccagccGGTTACGGGAggggattgtcccgctctactctgccCCACTTGtagtactgcatccaggtctggggccccaaGCAcaaggatgtggatctgttagaacGGGTCTAGTGGAAGGCCACGAagctgatcagagggctggagcacctctcctgtgaagaaaggctgagagagctggggatgttgagcctaaagaagagaaggctctggggtgacctcattgcaaccttgcagtacttaaaggggacttaaaaaagatggagaaaactttctgctttgtcagataatgacaggacaagggggaatggctttaaactaaaagagaggaaatgtagattagaggttaggaggaaattcttcactcagagggtggtgaagcactggaacaggttgcccagagaacttgtggatgcctcatccctggaggagttcaagaccaggttggactaggccctgggcaacttgatctagtgggtggcatccctgcccattgcATGgtggttggaactggatgatcttaaaggtcccttccaacccaagccattctatgattctatgaatatgtGTGAAGAAAGATgtttaaagacttttttatCAAGATCCTTTTGAATTACATCTAAAGAAAGTTATTAAAACCAATACATTTCATATAATACTTCCACAGaatactttatattttcttcaaagtacACCACTGGAATAAGTTCTACACACCTTAAGATGAAAGATTTACCTGAGAATATCATAGCTGGCAAAGTCCCACTGGTATAATCCTAGTGCTGAACTGCACACTATGTATTTACCATCGAagtgcagcctgggctgcagggatATGCTGCGATCTTCAGAAACAGACagtgttttcaaacatttgcaGTTTATTTCCCTTCCAATAGGCCAAAtctagaattaaaaaacaaacaaaaaacattttaagaccACAAAACATTCAAGTTATAAACCATTACTCAAATAGGCTCAGTCTCTTGTTAAACGGCAGGTAAATGTGcgaatgtttttcagaaatacttatCTTCTTTATCTTATCTTctaaaaacagcagtatttgCCCAAGAGTTTCACTGTCACATTAGCACATtaggcatgaaaaaaaaaccttatttttttaaattaccattCATGTTGAGCTACCATTTGATTCTAAACATGACAGAAAGTATTGAAAAGTTAGCTTCCAAAGAGTTTCTTGTCTTGTACACAACTTTACAAGTAAGGACTATGAGAGAAAAAGTCCTATTAATTGTAAATCAGCAGAGCACTCAAGTATTCTATTTCCCTAGGAAGAACAATGATGTGTTCGTGACATATGGTACATACCTTGATTTCATACTTATCTGCACTTAGAAGAATATAATCCCCGGGACTATGCATAAGAGATTTGACTTTACACTTCTGCAAAACTACCTGTAATTGAAGGATGTAATGACTTATTCTGATGCTGTTAACCACGcattcatttgtattttccatttcattataCAGGAGTATGCTACAGAGATTGTTAAAGGCAATACAGATACTTTTAGCAACTGAAGGGAAACTGCTGTTTACACTTTTTTTGCTCCTACTAGTGAGAACTTACTGTACTAATACACTACGATATGTACTTCTCTACAATTCTCCCCCCAGCACACATTCCAAGTTCTGAAATGCTCACaaggaaaatactgtttctcaACTTCAGAACACTTATGTCATGCTTAGACTTTGGTTATCAAGATCATCACTCTTTCTACATAATTTTTAGAGTAGCTTTCTTTCAGAACTACTGTATTCATTTGGTCTTTGAATTGAACACCAATTCCTAGTATTATTCCAGCTGCTTTGGAACAGAAATCTCTTCAGTGTTCTGAAAGGTTTAGTTacagctgaagtattttttcttttgaaatgttattttgcaatatctacatttcttgatatttttcagGTTCTGCACCTAGGGACAAGGTTGGGATTaggaaacagaaattcagaacaCGCTAAAAACTTCATGCAAGGAAGtcttttgcaagtgtttttaattaaaaattcaatattCCCACCTTAGTGACCCATTCCGTGTGTCCAGTAAGGGTATTCAGGCATGTTCCTGTTGATAAGGCCCACACTTTCACACTGAAGTCTGCAGAACCACTGACCAGAATGTCAAGTTCATCATTGTAATCCACACTAAAAACTACAAACAGAGCGGGTTTTAAATAAGGAATGCCAGTCTCTGTGCATGTGTTTTTATGAGACACACTAACTGGGTCAAAATGCATAAGCTACTACAGTTTTAACTGTTGTTCTTGAACTGTATATATGAATTATCAATGCATCCCCAAACGTACACTACAAAAGTACCATTTGTTCAAATTAAAAGCATGTAAATCAGTGGTTCCATTATGACTGGATTACAGTGAAGTGTAACATCACTGTAGTTCCTAAGATAATAGTTCTAAGAAGTCAATTTCAGCAGGATTAGTACAACTGGTACGTCATACAAGAACAGACCTACAGCTGAGTTGAGGATATTTTGTGGTAGAGGACAGATAATTAAGACAGAAATGCACATAGAGATTCCCAGGATCTATTGTGCTCTTTCCTGTAAGACCATCTCCAGTTTGGGATATAAACACGTCCTATTGACACGTGCTCCCTGTTATATATGgcttgcctcttttttttctaaactctAGAGCACTACATCACCACTGCATTTAGTATTATTCTCCTGCAAAAAACTATATTACTATGCCTTGGCATTATCCAAGGACAGACAGATCTAGATCTGCTCTGGCCACTTCCCTCCCAAAAAGTGATTAGGGACAGAGCTTTAAAACAATATGCTATTGTACAGAAAGCTAACTTAAATTACAATGTGTTCTATTATATGTGATATATATTACTTGACTGGTGAAATTAAAAACTGAGAAGTTCAACATACCTGCACCAGTGTGTCCTCTGAAATGCTGTGTCTTTGCCCCAGAGCTCCACTCCCAACAGGCTACTGTGTTATCAAAAGATCCTGTTACAAGCTTTTGTTCATCAAACTTCACTGTAGCACAAGTGTGTGTCTGGATACCATAGATGCACTGACCTGTGCTTACATCCCACAGTTTTGCAGACAAGTCATCTGATCCtagaatataaaataacagGATAATTGCAAGCaaataatatatacaattttCAAGCCTTCActagtatttcatttttgtcttaaacataacattttcacagaatcacagaacagttgaggCTGGAatggacctctggaggtcaaCCCCCCTGACTCAAACAGGGCCATGTAGAGCCAGTTGCCCAGGATCATGACCAGAtggcttttgagtatctccaaggaggcAGACTCCAaaacctctttgggcaacctgtgttAGTGCTCCATCAcggcacagaaaaaaaaaaaaacgaaaaaaaacccacacacacaAGGGTTTCCTGACGTTCAGATGGAACCTCTAGTGTTTCAGTTTCTGCCgactgcctcttgtcctgtcactggacaccTTTGATGAAACTGGTTCTACCCTCCCTTTAGGTATTTATGTATATTGTTAAGATTCTCCcaggccttctcttctctagagAAAatagtcccagctctctcatctTTTCCTCACAAGGAAAGAATTAACAATCATAATTATGCTGCTAGCTGTCTGCCTTCCATTTTTCCCTTCCACAGATTCCAGCACCCACTTTGATTGATAGTATCTACTGAAACAAATGCCTAGAAGCTTTATAAGATAGATCACACTCAGGTTTGGGGAGCCACTGACTATACTgtgttttagtttctttcagGTAGGAAAGGAGTCCATCGAATCAGATCAAatcaaaaatcagaaagatgGAAAGACCGCAGATGAATACCAGACCCCCTCACctgccattttcctttcttcccctggatgtttttttttgttgttgttgttgtttttgttttttaaaacaaataaacttaTAACAGTAACTCAAGTCTGCTGGTTTTAGAGAGTGGGAAAAAGAGCCCAGACcattccatctctttttttctcctgtggttTCAGCACATAAATGTG harbors:
- the FBXW2 gene encoding F-box/WD repeat-containing protein 2 isoform X3, whose translation is MKQLKDHEAFETSSLIGHSARVYALYYKDGLLCTGSDDLSAKLWDVSTGQCIYGIQTHTCATVKFDEQKLVTGSFDNTVACWEWSSGAKTQHFRGHTGAVFSVDYNDELDILVSGSADFSVKVWALSTGTCLNTLTGHTEWVTKVVLQKCKVKSLMHSPGDYILLSADKYEIKIWPIGREINCKCLKTLSVSEDRSISLQPRLHFDGKYIVCSSALGLYQWDFASYDILRVIKPPDFSNVSLLGFGEIFALLFDNRYLYIMDLRTEELISRWPLPEYRKSKRGSSFLAGEISWLNGLNGQNDMGLVFATSMPDHSIHLVLWKEHG